A single genomic interval of Mycolicibacterium sp. MU0053 harbors:
- a CDS encoding MlaE family ABC transporter permease, whose product MSLDTLLAVLQPPFAWREYVVQTWFIARVSTLAALVLTIPYAVLLTFTINSLLTEIGAADFSGTGASIAVVSQIGPVGTVLVISGAAATAICADLGARNIREELDALRVMGIDPIRTLVLPRVAAATTVALALGSSVIIFGLIVTFAFSVFVQNVSAGAFVDHLTLLTGTGDVVVSMVKSMFFGLTAGLIGCYKGVTAGGGPAGVGTAVNETVVFSFVALFAINTIVTAVGIQITVS is encoded by the coding sequence ATGTCGCTGGACACCTTGCTGGCGGTGCTACAGCCGCCGTTCGCCTGGCGCGAATACGTTGTGCAGACGTGGTTCATAGCGCGAGTATCGACTCTCGCTGCGTTGGTGCTGACGATTCCCTACGCGGTTCTCCTGACGTTCACCATTAATTCGTTGTTGACAGAAATTGGTGCTGCAGATTTCTCCGGCACTGGCGCCTCGATAGCTGTTGTCAGCCAAATCGGCCCTGTCGGCACAGTATTGGTAATCTCTGGCGCCGCCGCCACCGCAATCTGCGCAGATCTGGGCGCGCGGAATATCCGAGAAGAACTCGACGCGCTGCGGGTTATGGGCATCGATCCCATTCGGACGCTAGTCCTTCCCCGGGTGGCCGCGGCAACGACAGTGGCATTGGCGCTGGGCTCCTCGGTGATCATCTTCGGTCTGATCGTCACCTTCGCTTTCTCTGTGTTCGTCCAGAACGTGTCGGCGGGAGCCTTCGTTGACCACCTGACGTTGCTGACCGGCACGGGTGACGTCGTCGTCTCGATGGTCAAATCAATGTTTTTCGGGCTCACGGCTGGCTTGATCGGCTGCTACAAGGGTGTCACCGCTGGCGGCGGTCCAGCTGGCGTCGGCACCGCCGTCAACGAGACCGTGGTGTTCTCGTTCGTGGCCTTGTTCGCGATCAATACGATCGTGACCGCGGTCGGTATCCAGATAACCGTGTCGTGA